The nucleotide window CTTGATCTTATCTCCATTTGCCATCGTCCACTCTCCTTCAACCGCAGCCGTCGATAAAACCGATATTTGTTTGGTGATGTAAGCTCTGGAGGTAGACAACAGAGTTTTCACTTGGGCTGCTGTGTCATGAAAAGAATTAATGCAGGAGCGCCTCTTTAGAATTTCTCTTGCAATAACATAGGTGATACATTCCACACAGAAAATTCCTTCCTGGCTGTGCGATTTCTGGTTTTCAATTTGTCCTGGAGCAGTGGCCAACAGAAAAAAAAGTTATAAAGCAAATTAACCAAAATATGATACTGAGGTAGTAATGGCGTACAGATGCAAATAAATGAgggggggggtgggggagggggggCACCCGTAGGTACATGCATCAGTAGTTCTCTCCACAGGGGGACGCACACCATGATTGTCTCCATATAATTGAGGGGCCACCGGTAGGTACCAGTAAATATACATCTCAGATCTTGGATCCCTTCATCCTAGCTCCATTTGCTTGCATCCTCTCTCCAGCAACCTCCCATTATCAAACCAAGCAGCCCTGAAGCGTGAGAGATCTGCACAGGGCTGGCGACGAACGAGCAGCAGTATCGTTGCTCTTTCACCAAAGATCGAATTTGGGTGTTGTTAAGGTGAATCCTCTCCTCAATCCTTGCCCTGTTTTGCTCTTCATCGGTTGTTCATCTTCTGTTTTTAGCTGTACAGACCATGAAATTTTTATGTATACATATCAAAATGTATATACAAGAGCTACACAAGCTAAGCTAAGCCATGCTTTGTAGCTAGGAGCATAGTGTTTCCTCCATAGGAGGCTTACAAGGTTGTTCGTGTTCTTTCAGTGCTTAATAGCTGTTCTGTTCTTTCATATCCTGCAGTTTCCTATTCATCCGATCTGCAAGATCATGGCAGAGTCGCTGCTTCTCCCTCTAGTGCGCGGCGTGGCTGGGAAGGCCACAGACGCACTCGTCGAGACGGTGACCCGCATGTGTGGCCTCGACGACGACCGCCAAGCGCTCGAGCGGTGTCTACTAGCCGTCGAGTGCAAGCTGGCCAACGCTGAGGAGATGAGCGAGACAAATCCCTATGTCAAGAGCTGGATGAAGGAGCTCAAGTCCGTCGCCTACCAGGCCGACGACGTGCTCGACGACTTCCAGTACGAGGCGCTGCGCCGCCAGTCTAAGATTGGCAAGTCTACTACCCGAAAGGTGCTCAGCTACATCACGCGCCACAGCCCGCTGCTCTTCCGCTTTGAAATGAGCAGGAAACTCAAGAACGTCCTCAAGAAGATCAATAAGTTGGTTAAGGAGATGAACACGTTTGGCTTGGAGAGTTCTGTCCGTAGGGAGGAGCGGCAACATCCTTGGCGGCAGACGCACTCAAAACTGGACGAGACTACCCAGATCTTTGGAAGAGATGATGAtaaggaggtggtggtgaagttACTGCTGGACCAGCAGGATCAGCGGAGAGTGCAGGTGCTGCCCATCATTGGGATGGGAGGTCTTGGCAAGACGACTCTTGCTAAGATGGTCTATAATGACCAAGGGGTCCAGCAACATTTCGAGTTGAAGATGTGGCACTGTGTGTCCGACAACTTTGATTTCATTGCTCTCTTGAAATCCATCATTGAGTTGGCTGTAAGTGGAAGATGTGACATGCCTGACACGATTGAGATGTTGCAAAAGAAACTTGAGCAAGTCATTGGCCAAAAAAGGTTTATGCTCGTGCTTGATGATGTGTGGAATGAAGATGAGAGGAACTGGGAGGATGTCCTGAAGCCTCTTTTGTGTTCTGTTGGTGGACCAGGAAGCGTAATTATTGTCACAACTCGAAGCCAGAAAGTGGCCTCTATAATGCAGACCCTTCGACCCCATAAGCTAGCATGTTTGAGTGAACAAGATTCATGGGAATTGTTTGCACAGAAAGCATATAGCAACGGTGTAGAGCAGGAGCAAGCAGAGTTGGTCAGCATTGGCAGACGTATTGTCAACAAATGCGGGGGGCTGCCTCTTGCTCTCAAGACAATGGGTGGATTGCTAAGTTCATATCAACAAGTACAAGAATGGAAGGCGATCGAAGAAAATGATATTGGGGATAGAGTTAGAGGCAAAGATGAGATCATGTCTATATTAAAGTTGAGCTACAAACACCTGTCATCTGAAATGAAGCAATGTTTTACATTTTTAGCAGTTTTCCCCAAGGACTATGTGATAGACAAGGATAGGTTGATCCAACTATGGATGGCAAATGGTTTTATTCAAGAGAAGGGAACAAAGGATTTGACACTAAGAGGAGAATTCATTTTCAATGAGTTGGTTTGGAGGTCCTTCCTCCAAGATAAGCAGGAGTGCACACACTATTATGGTGTAAAAGGATATGTGACTATTAACTGTAAAATGCATGATTTAATGCATGATCTAGCAAAAGATGTCACAGATGAATGTGCAAGTATAGAAGAACTGACTCAGAAGAAATCATTGTTAAAAGATGTTTGTCACATGCAAATGTCAAAGGCTGAATTGGAACAAATCAGTGGGTTGGGCAAAGGCAGAACAAACCTCCGCACTTTGTTAGCTCCTACAGAATCACACAAGGATTTTGAAGAGTTGCTGCAAGTATCGACATCATTAAGAGCATTGCATTGCTCACCTTCTTCAATTGTCATTTGCAAGGCTATAAATGCAAAACATTTACGGTATCTTGACCTCTCTGGGTCTAACATTGCTGCATTGCCAAATTCAATATGCGTGTTGTATAACTTGCAAACATTGAGGCTGATAGATTGCAGGAAGTTGCAGCAGTTACCAGAAGACATGGCAAGACTGAGAAAGCTCATCCATCTTCATCTTTCTGGTTGTGATCGTCTTGAAAGCATGTTTCCAAACTTTGGTCTACTGAACAACCTTCACATATTAACAACATTTGTTGTGGGTACTGGAGATGGCCTTGGGATAGAGCAGCTCAAAGATTTGCAACACCTTAGCAATAGGTTGGAACTGTTCAATTTGAGCAAGATAAAGAGTGGGAGAAATGCAAAAAAAGCCAATCTAGGTCAGAAGAAAAATCTAAGTGAGTTGTTGTTCTCTTGGGACCAAGAAATAGATGATGAGCCTAGAGACGTGGAAGAAGTGCTTCAGTGTTTAGAACCTCATAGTAATATCCAAAAACTGGAGATACGTGGATATCATGGCCTAGAAATATCACAATGGATGAGAAAGCCTCAGATGTTTGACTGCTTGAGAGAACTTGAAATATCTGATTGCCCAAAATGCAAGAGTATCCCTTTAATATGGCTCTCGGTCTCTCTAGAAATTTTGGTCTTACAGAAAATGGATAACCTGACAACATTATGTAATAACATTGATGTGGAAGCTGGAGGATGCATTACCCCTCTGCAAATTTTCCCAAGGTTGAAGAAGATGAGGTTGATTGAATTACAAAGCCTGGAGAAATGGGCAGAAAATAGTGTAGGAGAGCCTCAGATGTTTAACTGTTTGGAAGAACTTGAAATGTCCGACTGCCCAAGATGCGAGAGTATACCTGTCGTATGGTCATCGGTCTCTCTGGAGATTTTGTGCTTGGAGAAGATGGATAACCTGAAAACATTATGTAATAACCTTGATGTCAAAGCCAGAGGATGCATTACCCCTATGCAAATTTTCCCTAGGTTGAAGAAGATGAGATTAATCGAGTTAGGAAGCCTGGAGATATGGGCAGAAAATAGTGTGGGAGAGCGTAGTGATAACCTGCTAACATTCCCGGTGCTTGAAGAGCTAGAGATCAAAAATTGCCCCAAGCTTGCAAGCATTCCAGTGATCCCCGTTGTTAGCAACTTGAGAATAGTTGGGGTTCACAGTACTGCAGTCGGTTCAGTTTTTATGAGCATCCGTTTAGGCTCCTGGCCATTTCTCGCCAGCTTAACTCTTTGGTCTCCGGAAGACATACCCATGTTGCCTCTAAACACCCAGCAAGGCCAAAGTCAAAGACCTCTTGAAAAACTTAAGCGTCTGACTCTAGAAGGGCCCAACAGCTTGGTCAGAAGCTCCGGATTGTCCAGTTTACACCTTATAATTTGGAAATGCTTTCAGTTCGTGGAACAACTGAGGTTTATTGGATGCAGCGATCTTGTCCGCTGGCCATCAGAGGAGCTCCGGTGCTTGGAACACCTCCGTGTTCTGTGGATCTATCATTGTGACAACCTGGAGGGGAACACTTCATCGTCTGATGAGGAGACCCTTCCGCTCTCCTTAGAGCATTTGATGATTCGGGGCTGCAAAAGTCTAGCCAAGCTGCCTTGGAACCTCGGAAATCTGACCAAGCTGAAGAGTCTCGATGTGTCTGGCTGCAGTGGCCTGAAAGCTCTCTCTAATGGGATGTGTGGCCTCACTTCTCTTAGGAAATTGTTGATTTTGGGTTGTCCAGCTTTGGAGGTATTGCCGCATGGTCTCCTGGAGCGGTTGCCAGCCCTCGAAGAATTAAAGATAGATGATTGCCCCAGGTTGGGAAGACGATGCAGAGAAGGTGGGGAGTATTTCCACTTGCTCTCCTCTGTCCCAAGTAAATATATTTTGTGATGACGGCGTCATGAAAATCCAGAAGAGCTGCGAAGTAAGTCAGCATACGCGTGAGTCCCATGGTAAATAATGAATCTCCGTTCTATCTAAACAAATGTTTCTCAAATCAAATTCTGTAATAACATGGGATGCTAACGTGATGAATCGATGTACCTGCAGCTGCAGGTGGGAATCTCCGAAAACCTCCACACCATGAAGGAGACAATGGTCGATCCGCCGTCCATCTCGGCAGGGCGCAGATGGGAAGAGAGGAAGGTTCCGCGGCTTGATGCAGCCGCCGTACTGCTTGGCAGAGCGCACGCCTGGAACGGCGGCGGCGTGTAGGAGAGGGGGCGAGATTTGGCTGCCCTACGCAGTGGGCAGCATCCGAGGTCCCGATGGACCAACTAGCAGAAGCAGAGAGTTGGTGTCGGTGGGTTGGAAGCCCCCTGGAATGGGATTAGCGGGCCCAATTGTCATTACTTCTCTCTCTTTGCGGAGGCCCGAAGGAGTAGTATTTCATTTTTATCAAAAAGAAGAagcagatagtagtagtatttctTACATGGTTGCTTTAATCTGTACAGCAAAAGCAGGTGTGACACCAATAGTCCAATACTATGTTTCTACCAATGTAAGTTAATCCCAAGTAAAATTGTGCGGCTTGGCTTGATAGTTATCCCTGGGAAGTAGTAGTAGCTCCTGCCATGTTCTATAACCACATGGCGCATACCCAATTTCCATGCCAAACAAAGGGCTTCTTTTCTTGCCACAAAACATTAGTCATTGCAAAGAATTTATTTTTGCCTTCCGTCACGTAGATTCTTTTGAACTGCTTCCGGGTCCAATCTATGTGTCATCATTGCAGTTTTTTCTGTGTAGATAATGGGTCTGTGCTGTAACAACAAGTCTTCTATCCAGGCAGATGAACTTAACAAAGCAATTAATGGCACCAATAATGTGAATTCCTGTCTGCCCCACCTTTGAGACCCTAACATGAAGTATCCTAGTACTGATGCTGCTGCTACAGACTAGAGCAGATTTATTCATCTGTTGTCCACAACTAATCATCACCAAATTCACCATTCCGTGGAATCAATGATAGCGTCAGTAAttcctgcctgcctgcctgcctgatTGGAAGTGTTCACTGGAATGCAAACACACTGATTATGTCCTGGATCATCGAAGCGTGGCTATGTCTATGTATGCGTCGGCGAGCATCTTGTCGAGCCGGACCTGAGCCTGTGTGATGAGGTGCCTCTGCTCAATTCCTCGTCAAATCTCTGCGCTCAAGGAGACAAGAAGATGCAGCAGAGGGTGGGTCGAAGCCTGACTATAACTGAGATGCGTATGTGCGGGGAGTTCTGAATGTTGTTGCTTCGTCTCCTGTAACTGCTTTAGTGTTAAGCTTTTGACTGGGCTTTCAAGACAATGGCTGGGGCTCCAGAGGAACACGAATTCTGATGCCACCGTCTGATACTGCACATCCGTAAAGACCATGAACGACTCGGTGTTTCAGGTAACCAAAACTTGTAACCACAGCCATATAATCAAATTGCTGGAGGGAAATCAACTGAGCCTCATTAGTGCTCTGGTTTCCTGCATAAATAAATAGTAATAAATACTGAAATCGCTTAAACGACATCGACACTGCTGGTTAATCTGAAGCAAGCCACGAAAGAAATGGTTGGGTGCATCAGATTCGGCGGAAGATAACATGGATTGCTCACGCGATGGCTCCATGTACCTGCAGGTCCGGATTTCTGAAAGCCTCCGCGGCATGAAGGATAGGAAGGAAGCAGCTGTAGTGAATGGGCTGTAAGAGGAAGCTTCGCTACTCCCGTCCGCCCCCCATTTTGCTGCAGTGCGCGGCGAGACCTAGGGGGGCAACGGCCGTCCTACCCACCAGAGCGCACGCCGTgagggtggggtggggtgggcgGCGGTGGTTCCACGGTGGAGCTAGAAAGATGGATGATGGATGGACGCCGTGGGCAGAGGCCCAATGGACACCAGCAGAGGAGAGGTGGGCTGGGCTGGGTCTTTACTTGTAGCGTTTACCCATTTTTGCAGAAAAAAAAACTATTGTCCTTCCATTTGGTTTACGGATATGAACGTTTGATTCTTGGGTGTATATACACCCTATATGCAAGAAGatagtaattaaaaataaaaataaatgattTTGAAAAATAAATAAAGTTGAACTTCTATTGTACTTGCAAAAAACAATCCACAAAGAATAAACTCCTGTTGACTTCAGGGAAAAAAGTTAAAAATTTAAGGTCAAATAGGTGTGAAAAGTAACTTGTATATAGAAATATATTTTTTTGCCCAGAAGCCAATGGAAGTTTTTCCTTTGCGAAAATATATATACTAGTGCAAAAAAAAGTCAAGTTTATTAAAAAAATCTATAATTTTTTGTCTTCTTTTGCAAAAAAATTCCCATATATACACCCATGAACCAAGGGGCATTTCCCTTTGGAATACGTCACAAAAAATGGTTAGCATTATGTGCCTAAGAAATAACTTTTTGCAAGTATTTTTTAAGGTCTACTCTATTTGTAAGTCTTAACTagccctccgtcccaaaataaatgCCTTAACTTTATACTCGCTCTAGTATAAAATTATAGGTTGGAACACTTATTTCGAGACGGAGGGATTATAATATAAGAAACACTTCCAGACCTTCAATATATTTACTTTCCTGTCAATATTAATAGCATTTCATTTTTCAAAAGCCAGAAGAAGTATTACATACATGAGTCCCTGAAGATGAAATAAAGGTCTCCCCGCCTAGCCCCCATTTCAGTGGTGCGTTTAGCATCGTTGGTGTgtgtgtggaggtgtgtctccagcggatctgtctttggtggatttgctctAATTTGGCCATCCTTCGTCTATGTTCATGTGTCTTCTAGTTGGATCCTTCTGATCTATGATACTCTTTATCGACACcggttgctgttctggtgcgTTGGTTCTATGGGGTCTTAGCACAATGAATTCCTGACTGTCTATTACAACAAGTTTTGACAGGCTCCGGAGAGATAGGGGTGATGACAGCGGCGTGCCTTCGGCTCAATTCAGTGTTTGTAGTCGTTGCTAGGTAgtctacggatctggatgtaatttttattatttttgatTTTCGTTGTACTATCATGATTGAATATGAATAGATCAAAAGTCTTTCCCGCAAAAAGAACATAAGCTAGTTATGCGGATCGAAAATACTACACACACACACGGTGATTCCTTGTACAAAATTCGCACGATGCAACATCCACTGGTCGCTGCACTTTCAGTCCACCTCACCGATGGTTTGGTCTACTACACCATGCAAAATTCGTCCGAAAAATATCGTCTGTATAACGCTACTCTATGCGGATTAGCTTGATAGTGCTCTTGGAAATTTGAAGTAAACAATGTGCCAGCTGTCCAATGGGATTGTTTGAACTTCAAAAATGTTCTCTCGGCCATGACAAAAACAAATATTTTGAATTAAGATTCTGATTTAGTGGCAGTTCAAATGACCTGCAGTTCATTTGTTAGAATATAGCTGGATCATTTATACCTGTGATGAAGAACCCACTCTGGGAAAATAGTTCCTTATGAACCACTCCTGATTCCAGTGTTGGTGTACAACAATGGTCTTACCAGGCTAAACTTTTCGTACGACACATGACACAAGCTCAAATGATTTTGCGACTAAAAAAATAACATCTGAGCGATCGTTCATTGTAAAAGCAGAATGTTGTGAGTATATTCGATTGCTAAGTTATTTTAAAAAAGTTGGGATAGAAATATGATGCCATCAATCTAGTAATGTGATATCCATTGCCACTTTATCGAAAAATTACCAAGATTTATAATGCACTCTCAATATTGACGTGGCTTGAGAAGTGAAAATGTTTGGAAGTTTCATATGTTCAATCCTTTTTTTCATCCCTAGGTTCTGAATTCACAGTTTAGGAATATGTTTTTTTATCACGTCAATGTTTTTGTTACTAAAACTTAGAAATAGAATTGATTGACGTGTTTTTCCTACATAAATAAATAGTGCAGCATTACCTCTCTAGGAAAACGTTTtttgagaaagaaaaactttagTATTAGCATATCTGTACCTTTCTTGTCAGTAGATCGGATGACGACGGCGCTTTGGTGTCGTTTCCCTCTTGGGGGCGTCATTTTTTGAGGTGTACACGGGCTCGAGGGACCAGTGGACGGCttctttggtggagcggtgcttcatcttACTCATCGATGGCGGCGGATCTCGGCGGCGTGGCGCAGTGGAGACTCGGCGTCCGATGCGCGGAGATGGACTCGTGCAGGAGGAGGAcgctgtctggcgtcatggtggcgtcgatggcagagagGCCTGGCAAGGTCGATGCGTTAGTTtctgctctgaagatggattggttgaagatggcggcgacgacacatGAGAGTGCGTCGGACCGGTTTGTACCCCAAACTCAGTATGTGGCTCGGTTGGGGCCTCCAGATTTAGAAGTTAGGCTTTGGTGCGATATCTATTTGGTATTAGGCTCGGACTATCGGCACCCTTTCATCAGGTGGATAGGAGCAGCGACAGTTGTTGCTAGGATGGTGGCTTCAGACTACCTGATGTACTACTTTGTAAGGTCCttatgaataattaataaaatggctgcatgcatcgCCCAAATGCAGATGCAGAGGCTGGGGTAATCGTCCTtttcaaaataaaaaaaaatatCTATACCTTTCTAATTCATGCATCATTAATCATTTTATATGTTTTAAATGATAAAAAAATTATTTGACTGTGCCTTTGTATGCTTTTTGCATCTTGCGGAGCTCCTACAAGTGCATGGGTTGTTGCAAGGCTGGATAACATGGGAATAATTAAACCTGAAAGCACAGATTCCATGGCCTTTATAATCGTACCTTCTTTTGTATGTGTAGATAATTAGAGTGGTGTTCAATAAAATAATATCTTCCTTTCGGCCCGAATTTCTATTTCCAAAGCAAAGAAATTTATTCCCCCACGAAAAAATAAGAATTTTTGTTCCGCACAACAGCAACCTCGTACGGTGATTGATGGATCCAATTCATATAATCTGCATAACGATTAGTGGCAACAACAGTCTAATATTGTGTCTCCTCCTTCCTTGTGTTGGAATCTTTGAGAGCATGACATGATAAAGCGTCAGTGCAGACTAAGCAGATCCATTCATGATTTTGCAATGCTATGTTGTCTAGAATTTCCTTAAGCTTGTCATCATCATCTATTTCTTCCATTCCTTCTATACCTAGCCCAGGATCCCTGACATAGTACATGTAATCTTTAAATCCATAACCTTCTGTTTCTATCAGTGCTACTAGGTTGTAAAATGTTATGTCTGACATCATCATAGATCTCTCAATATTGTCTCTGTCATGGAAATGCATCCTCAATTCCCAAACCTCATCATCCAGACTGCAAATAATATAAAATACATAGCAGTATAAGTGCTTAATTATAACTGAATAACACTAATGAAACAACTCATGTCAGTGCACTAATACAATCCTTTGTCACTTATAAAGCAGATAACAGGATAACTCATTTAACAGTGAACCTAACCAAATGTCTAACTTCACTCCAATTAACAGTGTACCTAAAATAAACCGAATAACAAAGCACAAACATGCATTTTTCTAAGTTAATAATATGATAATCATATACTATACCAGGATAACTTTGCTGCTCGTTTATAAAATCAACTAAATCAGCTTATTTGTCAACTAATCTAAAAATGTCAACCCTAGGGCACAGGACAAACAAATCATAGAATCTGAACTAATCTAAATTATGTCAACCCTAGAGCACATGACAACAAATCCACAACATCTACTCCATCTGATAGGATAGAGCAATATGAACCCTAACCATAGAGTACACTAGCAACAGAATTGAATGGGAGTACTCATTGAATGGAGAACGGGAAGGGGAAGAGCAAAGAAAAGTGGATCTCACTATACGCCGCCGTAGGATGACCCGATGTGTTGGCTTCCCGTCGGATTGGCCTTCACCGCCGCGGCGAATGCTCTCGCCGCCCGGTATTCCATCGAATACTGCGGGTCCTCCTCCTCTGATTCCTCCGTCGGCTTGCTAGGGTTCGAGCTCCCGCAAAGCTCGCCTGGATCCACTGCGGGTCCTCCTCCGCTGCCGGGCGGAGCGCCGCCACTAGCAACTCCACCTTTCACCGGGCTACGCATCTCTGCAGTGCGAGGGGCAAGGGGGCGACGGCGGCAGGAGCGAGGGGGagggggcgacggcggcgggagcgagggggagggggcggcggcggcgggagcgagggggagggggtgacggcggcgggAGCGAGGGGGGGGGGAAGAAGAATGGGGAAACAGAGATGAATGCGTGGATGACTAAAGACGAGACCTAACGCGTCGTCTAACGCCGTCTGCCGGCTGTCGGGACGGCCTGGAGTGCCACGTAGGCGAAAAACGGGCCCCAGCTGTCATAAACTCACTTAACACAGCCCGATCAACCGATCAGTGGTTGTTGCAAAAGAATTACGCTAGATGTGGTGCTGTCTGCAGCGAATCTGTATCCTAGTGTTTTTCGCAAACCTAGCCCTCAAAGTGGTGGTTTTATGCAATTTACTCCAACTTCCACCGGTCGCTGCACTTTCAGTCCACCTCACCGACTGTTCAATCTGCTACACCGTGCAAAATTCGTCCGAGAAATGTCGTGTGTATAGCACTGCTCTATGCAGATTAGGTTGATAGTGTTCTTGGGAAATTGAAGTAAACAATGTGCCAACTTTCCGATGGGATTGTTTGAACTGCAAAAATGTTCTCTCGGCCACGAGCCCATGACAACAACAAATATTCGGAATTTAAGATTCTGATTTAGTGGAAGTTCAAATGACCTGCAGTTCATTTGTTATAATATAGCTGGATACTTATACCTCTGTGAAGAAAAACTCACTCTGGGAAAATAGTTTCTTATGAACTACTCCTGATTCCAATGTATGTGTACAACAATGGTCTTACAAGGCTGAACTTTTCATACGACACATGACACAAAATCAAATGATTTTGTGAGTGAAAGCATAACATTTTCTTTGACTTGAACTTCATGTGCAAGATTTCTTGCATACAACGTGGGTTGCATCCAAACGATCATTCACTGTAAAATCAGAATGTTGTGTGATTGCTAAGTTATTTTCAGAAATATCGAGATAGAAATATGATGCCATCAATCTATGTAATGTGAAATCAATTACCAAAATTTATAATGTACTCTCGCTGAGTAATGTATTTGCATGACAAAAGAGCTTATACTGACGTGGCTTGAGAAGTGAACATATATGGAAGTGTCATATGCTCAATCCTTTTTTTCATCCCTAGGTTCTGAATTCGCAGTTTAGGAATATGTTTTTATCACGTCGATGTTTTCGTTACTAAAACTTAGAAATAGAATTGATTGACGTGTTTTTTCTACATAAGTAAACAGTCCAGCACTACCTCTCTAGGAAAACTTTAGTACTTAGCATATCTATACCTTTCTAATTCATGCATCATTAATCATTTTATATGTTTTAAATGATAAAAATAAATATTGGAGTGTGCCTTTGTATGCTTTTTGCACCTTGTGGGGCTCCTACGAGGACATGGGTTGTTTCAAGGCTGGATAACATGGGAATAATTAGACCTGAAAGCACGGATTCCATGGCCTTTATAATTGCACCTTCTTTTGTGTGTGTAGATAATTAGAGTGGTGTTCAACAAAATCTTCGTTTCAGCCTgaatttttattatttccaaagcAAAGAATTTTTATTCGCCCGCAAAAAAAAAGAATTTTTCTTCCGCTCAACAGCAACCTCGTACGGTGATTAGATGGACCCAATTCATATAATCTGCATAACAATTAGTGGCAACAACAGTCTGATCTTGTGTCTGCTCCTTCCTTGAGTTGGAATCTTTGAGAGCATGACATGATGAAGCATCCTACCACCACGACTACTACAGAGTGCAGACTAAGCAGATCCATTCATCTGTTGTCCACAACTAATCATCACAAACTCGATCCATGTAAGCCGGATTTGAAATTCCAAACGTACTTCTGGTCACACACAGGCCACAGCTTGCATTGGATAGAGACAGATATGTGTAGACGGATCAGAGTTGTGCCCTGCTGAAAACAAAGGTGTGGGCCTTGACTGACGTATGGGCCATTATGTCATGGTAAGGCTTGTGGCTTTTCAAGAGAGCCGAACGAACATGCACGTAGGCGGCATGTGAACGGAACGAACAAGCGACAGAGAAGTAAATTTTAGTCCCACATGGCTTAGCTTAATGTAACCACCCCAATTCATAAGCGCACGAGGCTGTTTAGGAGGCGTGCTAAAAAGTAAGCACATCCACCCTAACCTATGCGGTCTGCACATCTAGCAACCTCAAATGGATATTGAAATTTTATTCTTGTAGCGTATTACACGTACGCTTGGTTAATATTTTTTTCTTAAGTTTTTGTAAAAAAAGTTTTAAATAACCTCAAAGGGTTTTTATTTATGACTTACGTGTACGCCTGGTAAACAGTTCCTTTTATGTCAGTATGCCGGCTAAACAATTCCTTTTATGTCATACACCTGGTAAATAATTCCTTTATTTCATTTCTCGTAAACTTGTATTTTAAACCTCAAACCTTATATGGTATCTACTAGGTAAATGACCAT belongs to Triticum urartu cultivar G1812 chromosome 7, Tu2.1, whole genome shotgun sequence and includes:
- the LOC125521648 gene encoding putative disease resistance protein RGA3 yields the protein MAESLLLPLVRGVAGKATDALVETVTRMCGLDDDRQALERCLLAVECKLANAEEMSETNPYVKSWMKELKSVAYQADDVLDDFQYEALRRQSKIGKSTTRKVLSYITRHSPLLFRFEMSRKLKNVLKKINKLVKEMNTFGLESSVRREERQHPWRQTHSKLDETTQIFGRDDDKEVVVKLLLDQQDQRRVQVLPIIGMGGLGKTTLAKMVYNDQGVQQHFELKMWHCVSDNFDFIALLKSIIELAVSGRCDMPDTIEMLQKKLEQVIGQKRFMLVLDDVWNEDERNWEDVLKPLLCSVGGPGSVIIVTTRSQKVASIMQTLRPHKLACLSEQDSWELFAQKAYSNGVEQEQAELVSIGRRIVNKCGGLPLALKTMGGLLSSYQQVQEWKAIEENDIGDRVRGKDEIMSILKLSYKHLSSEMKQCFTFLAVFPKDYVIDKDRLIQLWMANGFIQEKGTKDLTLRGEFIFNELVWRSFLQDKQECTHYYGVKGYVTINCKMHDLMHDLAKDVTDECASIEELTQKKSLLKDVCHMQMSKAELEQISGLGKGRTNLRTLLAPTESHKDFEELLQVSTSLRALHCSPSSIVICKAINAKHLRYLDLSGSNIAALPNSICVLYNLQTLRLIDCRKLQQLPEDMARLRKLIHLHLSGCDRLESMFPNFGLLNNLHILTTFVVGTGDGLGIEQLKDLQHLSNRLELFNLSKIKSGRNAKKANLGQKKNLSELLFSWDQEIDDEPRDVEEVLQCLEPHSNIQKLEIRGYHGLEISQWMRKPQMFDCLRELEISDCPKCKSIPLIWLSVSLEILVLQKMDNLTTLCNNIDVEAGGCITPLQIFPRLKKMRLIELQSLEKWAENSVGEPQMFNCLEELEMSDCPRCESIPVVWSSVSLEILCLEKMDNLKTLCNNLDVKARGCITPMQIFPRLKKMRLIELGSLEIWAENSVGERSDNLLTFPVLEELEIKNCPKLASIPVIPVVSNLRIVGVHSTAVGSVFMSIRLGSWPFLASLTLWSPEDIPMLPLNTQQGQSQRPLEKLKRLTLEGPNSLVRSSGLSSLHLIIWKCFQFVEQLRFIGCSDLVRWPSEELRCLEHLRVLWIYHCDNLEGNTSSSDEETLPLSLEHLMIRGCKSLAKLPWNLGNLTKLKSLDVSGCSGLKALSNGMCGLTSLRKLLILGCPALEVLPHGLLERLPALEELKIDDCPRLGRRCREGGEYFHLLSSVPSKYIL